In Calidithermus timidus DSM 17022, the following are encoded in one genomic region:
- the prfA gene encoding peptide chain release factor 1: protein MLEKLNQLEDEYRQLEASLADPAVLSDQARYQRMSRRYAEMGSLVELIRRYKKALEDLEGARSLVFDPEMGEVAKAEVAELEERIPQMEKELEVLLLPKDPVDEKNAIVEIRAGTGGEEAALFARDLYEMLTRYAQRLGFQTETLDSQLTDLGGLSKISFEVRGPGAYGVFKYESGVHRVQRVPATETQGRIHTSTATVAVLAEAEEVDVKIDPADLEITVSRASGPGGQGVNTTDSAVQVLHKPTGIIVSCMESRSQIKNREKALTILRSRLLEIKRAEEAARLRENRLAQIGTGERSEKIRTYNFPQSRVTDHRLEGEDKNHDLHTVIGGDLFELHAALRRADQERQLAALTERV from the coding sequence ATGTTGGAGAAGCTCAATCAACTCGAAGATGAGTATCGGCAGCTCGAGGCCAGCCTGGCCGACCCGGCTGTGCTCTCGGATCAGGCCCGGTACCAGCGCATGTCGCGACGATATGCCGAGATGGGCTCGCTCGTCGAGCTCATCCGCCGCTACAAGAAGGCCCTGGAGGATCTGGAGGGGGCCAGGAGCCTGGTGTTCGACCCCGAGATGGGCGAGGTGGCCAAGGCCGAGGTAGCCGAACTCGAGGAGCGCATCCCTCAGATGGAGAAGGAACTCGAGGTGCTGCTCCTGCCCAAAGACCCCGTCGACGAAAAGAATGCCATCGTCGAGATTCGCGCCGGTACGGGGGGGGAAGAGGCCGCGCTCTTTGCCCGCGACCTCTACGAGATGCTCACGCGCTACGCCCAGCGCCTGGGCTTCCAGACTGAAACCCTCGACTCCCAGCTCACCGACCTGGGGGGGCTTTCCAAGATCTCCTTCGAGGTGCGGGGGCCTGGAGCCTACGGGGTCTTCAAGTATGAGTCGGGGGTTCACCGGGTTCAGCGGGTTCCGGCCACCGAGACCCAAGGCCGCATCCACACCTCCACCGCTACCGTAGCGGTGCTGGCCGAAGCCGAGGAAGTGGATGTGAAGATCGACCCCGCCGACCTCGAGATCACCGTCTCCCGCGCCAGCGGACCCGGAGGGCAGGGTGTAAACACCACCGACAGCGCGGTGCAGGTGCTGCACAAGCCTACCGGGATCATCGTCAGCTGCATGGAGTCGCGCAGCCAGATCAAAAACCGGGAGAAGGCCCTGACCATCCTGCGCTCGAGGCTCTTGGAGATCAAGCGCGCGGAGGAGGCGGCCAGGTTGCGGGAAAACCGCCTGGCCCAGATCGGTACTGGCGAGCGCAGCGAGAAGATCCGGACCTACAACTTTCCCCAGTCCCGCGTGACCGACCACCGCCTGGAGGGCGAGGATAAGAACCACGACCTCCACACCGTCATCGGCGGCGACCTCTTCGAGTTGCACGCGGCCTTGCGCAGGGCCGACCAGGAACGTCAGCTCGCAGCTTTGACCGAGCGGGTTTAG
- a CDS encoding phosphotransferase, with protein sequence MVSAVVTDLLHQLEQRFGHPLRPLTQGSEARTFGTDGLVCKIYGPKPAWPHQPAGAYAAHLEAANMSKAGLGTWVVEAFELDGHGILVTRRFPGHNFEPQNFTPEALKSLQEFFCQLHQIPEMGVVSRQRLEARLEQFGGTLHDLREAQALVERLKGQLEEVAGTPQAFCHRDPHAGNVLLRDPGALPGVPAAFLVDWVRACPDDPARDLAILTTGTLDLLGEEQALAALRFIVRGYPDAATLWPRLRFWVPLTYLHDMHWFRTNDPGGFEAAVAEKMPKALRFYWEFPEL encoded by the coding sequence ATGGTGAGTGCCGTCGTGACCGATCTGCTGCACCAGCTCGAGCAACGCTTCGGCCACCCGCTGCGGCCCCTGACCCAGGGGAGCGAGGCCCGTACCTTTGGCACCGACGGGCTGGTGTGCAAGATCTACGGTCCCAAGCCCGCCTGGCCCCACCAGCCCGCCGGGGCTTACGCGGCCCATCTCGAGGCCGCCAACATGAGCAAGGCCGGCCTGGGGACCTGGGTGGTCGAGGCCTTCGAGCTCGACGGACACGGCATCCTGGTCACCCGGCGCTTTCCCGGGCACAACTTCGAGCCTCAAAATTTCACACCGGAGGCGCTGAAGAGCCTGCAGGAGTTCTTTTGCCAGTTGCACCAGATCCCCGAGATGGGGGTGGTCAGCCGACAGCGGCTGGAGGCCCGGCTAGAGCAGTTTGGAGGTACCCTGCACGACCTCCGTGAAGCACAGGCGCTGGTGGAGCGACTGAAGGGGCAGCTCGAGGAGGTAGCGGGCACCCCACAGGCCTTTTGTCATCGCGATCCTCACGCGGGCAATGTCCTGCTGCGCGACCCCGGGGCGCTCCCTGGCGTTCCGGCGGCCTTCCTGGTGGACTGGGTGCGGGCCTGCCCCGACGACCCCGCCCGCGACCTAGCCATCCTCACCACCGGAACCCTCGACCTGCTGGGCGAAGAACAGGCCCTCGCGGCCTTGCGCTTCATCGTCCGGGGCTACCCCGACGCCGCCACGCTCTGGCCGCGCCTGCGCTTTTGGGTCCCCCTGACCTACCTGCACGACATGCACTGGTTCCGCACCAACGATCCAGGGGGCTTCGAGGCAGCAGTAGCCGAGAAAATGCCCAAGGCTCTGCGCTTTTACTGGGAGTTCCCCGAGCTCTAA
- the upp gene encoding uracil phosphoribosyltransferase gives MKLTVVDHPLVQHKLAILRDKNTGSKDFRELMEEVSMLMAYEAMRDLELDPVTIETPLTTMTAHMLSGKKLALVAILRAGLIMVDGILKLVPAARVGHIGLYRDPQTLNPVEYYAKLPEDIGGRRVFLTDPMLATAGSAVHAIDVLKKRGATHIKLMSIIAAPEGVARVEKAHPDVDIVVAAVDDYLNDHGYIVPGLGDAGDRIYGTK, from the coding sequence ATGAAGCTGACCGTCGTCGATCACCCGCTGGTTCAGCACAAACTGGCCATCCTGCGCGACAAGAATACCGGAAGCAAGGACTTCCGCGAGCTGATGGAGGAAGTTTCGATGCTCATGGCCTACGAGGCCATGCGAGACCTCGAGCTTGACCCCGTCACCATCGAAACCCCCCTCACCACCATGACCGCTCACATGCTCTCGGGCAAGAAGCTGGCCTTGGTAGCCATTCTGCGCGCCGGGTTGATCATGGTCGATGGCATCCTCAAGCTGGTCCCGGCGGCCAGGGTCGGGCACATCGGGCTCTACCGCGACCCACAGACGCTCAATCCGGTCGAATATTACGCCAAGCTGCCCGAGGACATCGGGGGCCGCCGGGTCTTCCTCACTGACCCCATGCTGGCGACCGCAGGCAGCGCAGTTCACGCCATCGATGTGCTCAAGAAGCGCGGGGCAACCCACATCAAGCTCATGAGCATCATCGCCGCTCCCGAAGGAGTGGCGCGGGTCGAGAAAGCCCATCCGGACGTAGACATCGTAGTCGCCGCCGTGGATGACTACCTCAACGACCACGGCTACATCGTGCCGGGTCTGGGTGACGCCGGAGACCGGATCTACGGCACGAAGTGA
- a CDS encoding MraY family glycosyltransferase, with amino-acid sequence MIDFLKSIGIAQPTGTGWLTVVFTFLVAWVITWRFIPSVRRFALKVGWADEPNARRLNKEPLPNAGGLAIYAGVVAAMIVATALNPILIQQVQIQVLAILLGGSILVLVGFIDDQFSLPPVFRLVVQFLVALLLVAVGIRFDTAFGTALDPFLGTFLTVLWVMGITNAINLMDGVDGLAGGISYITAMSLLAVSAQDPRWAAATLVLAAMSGAALGFLRHNFHPSKIIMGDAGAYFFGYVLAATALLGSLKVTTVFSLVPTALFLLLPIFDTARVIVRRLLRRQNPMSTPGKDHIHHILLARGLSQRRTTLVLWVLTLAFNILAMIVQPSVSLAVVVTSALGTTALLAFTVWRKLRAVWREERQLEGQIPSA; translated from the coding sequence ATGATCGATTTTCTCAAGTCCATAGGGATTGCCCAGCCCACCGGCACGGGTTGGCTCACGGTGGTGTTCACCTTCCTGGTGGCCTGGGTCATCACCTGGCGCTTCATCCCCAGCGTGCGACGCTTCGCCCTCAAGGTGGGCTGGGCCGATGAGCCCAATGCCCGTCGCCTCAATAAAGAACCCCTGCCCAATGCCGGAGGGCTGGCGATCTATGCCGGAGTAGTCGCGGCGATGATCGTAGCCACCGCGCTCAACCCCATATTGATCCAGCAGGTACAGATTCAGGTGCTCGCCATCTTGCTGGGCGGATCGATACTGGTGCTGGTGGGCTTCATCGACGACCAGTTCAGCCTACCGCCGGTCTTCCGTCTGGTGGTGCAGTTTCTGGTGGCTTTGCTGCTGGTGGCGGTGGGCATCCGCTTCGACACGGCCTTCGGCACCGCGCTCGACCCCTTTCTGGGCACCTTCCTGACGGTCTTGTGGGTCATGGGTATCACCAACGCCATCAACCTCATGGACGGGGTGGACGGGCTGGCGGGGGGCATCAGCTACATCACCGCGATGAGCCTGTTGGCCGTCTCGGCACAAGACCCCCGCTGGGCTGCTGCGACGCTGGTGCTCGCCGCCATGAGCGGAGCGGCCTTGGGCTTCCTGCGGCACAACTTCCACCCCTCCAAAATCATCATGGGCGACGCCGGGGCCTACTTCTTCGGGTACGTGCTGGCCGCTACCGCGCTGCTGGGCAGCCTGAAAGTGACGACGGTGTTCTCCCTAGTTCCCACCGCGCTCTTCCTGCTGCTGCCCATCTTCGATACCGCGCGGGTGATCGTGCGTCGCTTGCTCCGGCGGCAAAATCCCATGTCCACGCCAGGCAAGGACCATATCCACCATATCCTGCTGGCCAGGGGCCTGTCGCAGCGGCGTACGACGCTGGTGCTGTGGGTACTGACGCTGGCCTTCAATATCCTCGCGATGATCGTTCAGCCCAGCGTGTCCCTAGCAGTGGTCGTTACCTCGGCGCTGGGAACCACGGCTTTGCTGGCCTTCACCGTCTGGCGCAAACTGCGGGCAGTATGGCGCGAGGAGAGACAGCTCGAGGGCCAGATCCCTTCAGCTTGA
- the wecB gene encoding non-hydrolyzing UDP-N-acetylglucosamine 2-epimerase, with translation MKRVVLAFGTRPEATKMSPVYHALREIPGLEPVVLLTGQHREQLLQAISLFNVPAERNLDVMTERQTLPELAARILPQAARSLRELEADYVLVHGDTLTTFVVAWAAFLERIPVGHVEAGLRSFNMAEPFPEEANRRLTDALTDLDLAPTPLAKQNLLAEHKNPEQVLVTGQTGIDAVLYAAKVGQLPEGVPEHKLVTVTLHRRENWEVLSDLARALAKTAHDHPDFTFVFPVHLNPVVREAVWPVLERVPNFRLTDPLEYGPMSALLGRSELIVTDSGGLQEEGAALGVPVVVLRNVTERPEGVEAGILRLAGTDPEKVYQVVTGLLGDEAERKRMASAKNPYGDGQAAKRCAQGVAWRLGLGERPDDWQP, from the coding sequence ATGAAGCGCGTCGTCCTCGCTTTTGGAACCCGGCCTGAGGCCACCAAAATGTCCCCGGTCTACCACGCCCTCCGGGAAATACCCGGCCTCGAGCCCGTGGTGCTGCTCACCGGGCAGCACCGCGAGCAGCTGCTCCAGGCCATCTCGCTGTTCAATGTGCCAGCCGAGCGCAACCTCGACGTGATGACCGAGCGCCAGACCCTGCCCGAGCTGGCCGCGCGCATCCTGCCCCAGGCGGCCCGCTCGCTGCGCGAGCTGGAGGCCGACTACGTGCTGGTACACGGCGACACCCTCACCACCTTCGTGGTGGCCTGGGCGGCTTTCCTCGAGCGCATCCCCGTGGGCCATGTGGAAGCGGGGCTGCGCAGCTTCAACATGGCCGAGCCCTTCCCCGAGGAGGCCAACCGTCGCCTCACCGATGCCCTCACCGATCTCGACCTAGCTCCCACCCCCCTGGCCAAGCAAAACCTCTTGGCCGAGCACAAGAACCCCGAGCAGGTGCTGGTCACCGGCCAGACCGGCATCGACGCGGTGCTCTACGCCGCCAAGGTGGGTCAGCTGCCCGAAGGGGTGCCGGAGCACAAGCTGGTGACCGTGACGTTGCACCGCCGCGAAAACTGGGAGGTGCTGAGCGACCTGGCCCGTGCCCTCGCTAAAACCGCCCACGACCACCCCGACTTCACCTTCGTCTTCCCCGTCCACCTCAACCCGGTGGTGCGCGAGGCGGTGTGGCCGGTGCTGGAACGCGTGCCCAACTTCCGGCTCACCGACCCGCTCGAGTACGGCCCCATGTCGGCGCTGCTGGGCAGGAGCGAGCTGATCGTGACCGACTCGGGTGGCTTGCAGGAGGAGGGAGCGGCCTTGGGAGTGCCGGTGGTGGTGCTGCGCAACGTCACCGAAAGGCCTGAGGGGGTGGAAGCGGGTATCCTGCGACTGGCGGGCACCGACCCCGAGAAGGTTTACCAGGTGGTCACGGGGTTGCTCGGCGACGAAGCCGAGCGCAAAAGGATGGCCTCGGCCAAGAACCCCTACGGCGACGGGCAGGCGGCCAAGCGCTGTGCGCAGGGCGTGGCCTGGCGGTTGGGACTGGGCGAGCGCCCAGACGATTGGCAGCCCTAG
- a CDS encoding MFS transporter, with protein MLALALLRDPRYRNYWIALFISQLGTWMQAAAQGWLVLELTGSAERLGLVMVCQFLPSLLLSLPAGVLADRYPRRNLLLLTQGGMALLAGLMSLLILTDLIRYEYVLVFAFAYGAFNAIDLPVRQSFTVELAGRERYPGAIALNSFGFNVSRVTGPAVAGLLIAGFGLGWAYLLNALSFVIMLVLLLRTASRSSEPVHGSALQQALEGLRYVWHEPLVRQVVLTVGLASLFGMNFQTLVPAYSRLVLGLDAQGYGFLMSAVGVGAIAAALLQALTSRARPIRTLVGSGILALSLALLFLPLPLWGVAVALAICGFGMITTLVNANTTVQLLVPDRLRGRVMSVYSMVLLGVAPVGGYLTGSLMDSLGGRVASLVLAGLLVLSALWLSRRPWPRMVEGQPRSVGN; from the coding sequence GTGCTTGCACTGGCTTTGCTGCGCGACCCCCGATACCGCAACTACTGGATCGCTCTGTTCATCTCCCAACTCGGAACCTGGATGCAGGCCGCCGCTCAGGGTTGGCTGGTGCTCGAGCTCACCGGCAGCGCCGAGCGTTTGGGCTTGGTGATGGTCTGCCAGTTTCTGCCCTCGCTGCTGCTCTCCCTGCCTGCGGGCGTCCTGGCCGACCGCTACCCTCGCCGCAACCTCCTCCTGCTCACCCAGGGTGGGATGGCGCTTCTGGCAGGGTTGATGTCCTTGCTGATCCTCACCGACCTCATTCGCTACGAATACGTGCTGGTATTTGCCTTTGCGTACGGCGCCTTCAACGCCATTGACCTGCCCGTGCGGCAATCCTTCACGGTGGAGCTGGCCGGGCGGGAACGCTATCCGGGGGCTATCGCCCTCAACTCCTTCGGCTTCAACGTCAGCCGGGTGACCGGTCCTGCGGTAGCGGGCTTGCTCATCGCTGGCTTCGGGCTGGGTTGGGCCTACCTGCTCAACGCTCTTTCCTTCGTGATCATGCTGGTGCTGCTGCTGCGGACCGCAAGCCGCAGCAGCGAGCCGGTTCACGGCAGCGCCCTGCAGCAGGCCCTCGAGGGTCTGCGTTACGTGTGGCATGAGCCCTTGGTGCGGCAGGTGGTGCTGACGGTGGGGTTGGCGAGCCTGTTCGGCATGAACTTTCAGACCTTGGTTCCGGCTTACTCGAGGCTGGTGCTGGGCCTCGATGCCCAGGGCTACGGCTTCTTGATGTCGGCAGTGGGGGTGGGCGCCATTGCGGCGGCCCTGCTTCAGGCCCTCACCTCCCGTGCCCGCCCCATCCGTACCCTGGTGGGCTCGGGCATCTTGGCCCTCTCGCTGGCCCTGCTGTTTTTGCCGCTGCCGCTGTGGGGGGTAGCCGTGGCGCTGGCGATTTGTGGCTTTGGTATGATCACCACCCTGGTCAACGCCAACACCACCGTGCAACTGCTGGTGCCCGACCGCCTGCGGGGCCGGGTGATGTCGGTCTACTCGATGGTGCTGCTGGGGGTGGCCCCGGTGGGCGGTTACCTCACCGGCTCACTGATGGACAGCCTGGGTGGACGCGTGGCGAGCCTGGTGCTCGCGGGGCTTCTGGTGCTCTCGGCTTTGTGGCTCTCGCGCCGCCCCTGGCCGCGCATGGTAGAAGGCCAGCCGCGCTCGGTTGGCAACTAG
- a CDS encoding GntR family transcriptional regulator, giving the protein MLPPSERVVDTVRETLREAILAGRLLPGQKLSVPELARQMGVSRSPVREAILQLVAEGLAVERSRRGVVVAKFSMRDLREIYEIREVLETLAVRLAAQRIRPEQLRAMWAVLEQQHQAIESHNPQLYSQTNQQFHTLISQSSGNPRLHRILALLFGEMQLAFRTLSHSPAHTMRGHQEHRQIVEALEARNPCAAEAAMRVHLTNTRLEIDRLSRVY; this is encoded by the coding sequence ATGCTGCCCCCCAGCGAGCGCGTGGTCGATACCGTGCGGGAGACCTTGCGCGAGGCTATCCTCGCAGGCCGCTTGCTTCCCGGCCAGAAGCTCAGCGTGCCCGAACTGGCTCGCCAGATGGGTGTTTCACGTAGCCCGGTGCGCGAAGCCATCCTACAGTTGGTCGCAGAGGGCCTGGCAGTCGAGCGCAGCCGCCGGGGAGTGGTCGTGGCCAAGTTTAGCATGCGCGATCTCCGCGAGATCTACGAGATTCGCGAGGTACTCGAGACCCTCGCCGTGCGACTCGCCGCCCAGCGCATACGCCCCGAGCAGCTGCGGGCGATGTGGGCGGTGCTGGAACAGCAGCACCAGGCCATCGAAAGCCACAATCCCCAGCTCTACAGCCAGACCAACCAGCAGTTTCACACCCTCATCAGCCAAAGCAGCGGCAACCCCCGGCTGCACCGCATCCTCGCCCTGCTTTTTGGCGAGATGCAACTGGCCTTCCGTACCCTTTCCCACAGTCCAGCTCACACCATGCGCGGCCACCAAGAGCACCGTCAAATCGTCGAGGCCCTCGAGGCTCGCAATCCCTGCGCTGCCGAGGCCGCTATGCGCGTGCACCTCACCAATACGCGCCTCGAGATCGACCGCCTCAGTCGGGTGTACTGA
- a CDS encoding TAXI family TRAP transporter solute-binding subunit yields MKRVWLILAAAVLAGTALAQKPRVVIPTGSTGGVFFFYGQAIAKLLTESGVADATAQQTGGSYDNLLLLRDRTDPASNTYYCALATTDSALVTYTGQEPRFAQRKADMQRIMFYMYPSLIHIVTTEQSGIKVLQDLKGKRVSTGQPGSSTENLALLVLQGAGVKPESFAKRERLPAAESAKALAEGTIDAYFWVGGVPTASVVEVGQSLARTGKKIRLIPVTKDSTTAQLLLKRFPGIVSTGTVPASVYGTAANVPALFTGNVFLCPASMPEDLAAAIVKTVFGNLNTLVTATAAARDTTLKNTVDLYAAKTIIPFHPGALKYLREAGAIK; encoded by the coding sequence GTGAAACGAGTATGGTTGATCTTGGCTGCAGCGGTGCTGGCGGGCACTGCACTGGCGCAAAAACCCCGCGTGGTGATCCCCACGGGCAGCACGGGAGGGGTGTTCTTCTTCTATGGACAGGCCATTGCCAAGCTGCTGACCGAGTCCGGCGTGGCCGACGCCACCGCCCAGCAGACCGGCGGCTCGTACGATAACCTGCTGCTGTTGCGCGACCGCACCGACCCAGCTTCCAACACCTACTACTGCGCACTGGCCACCACCGACTCGGCCCTGGTGACCTACACCGGCCAGGAGCCGCGCTTCGCCCAGAGGAAGGCCGACATGCAGCGCATCATGTTCTACATGTACCCCAGCCTCATCCACATCGTCACCACCGAGCAATCGGGGATCAAGGTGCTGCAAGACCTCAAGGGCAAGCGGGTCTCCACCGGCCAGCCGGGCTCTTCGACCGAGAACCTGGCGCTGCTGGTGCTGCAAGGCGCCGGCGTCAAACCCGAGAGCTTCGCCAAGCGCGAGCGCCTGCCCGCCGCCGAGAGTGCCAAGGCGCTGGCAGAGGGTACCATCGACGCGTACTTCTGGGTCGGAGGCGTACCCACGGCCAGCGTGGTGGAGGTTGGACAGTCCTTAGCCCGCACCGGCAAGAAGATCCGCCTGATCCCCGTGACCAAGGACAGCACCACCGCTCAGCTTTTGCTCAAGCGCTTCCCCGGCATCGTCAGCACCGGCACGGTGCCCGCCAGCGTCTACGGCACCGCCGCCAACGTCCCGGCGCTGTTCACCGGCAACGTCTTCTTGTGCCCGGCCTCCATGCCCGAGGACCTGGCCGCGGCCATCGTGAAGACGGTGTTCGGCAACCTCAATACCCTGGTCACGGCCACGGCGGCGGCCCGGGACACTACCCTCAAGAACACCGTCGACCTCTACGCGGCCAAGACCATCATCCCCTTCCACCCTGGAGCCCTTAAGTACCTGCGAGAAGCAGGGGCTATCAAGTAA
- a CDS encoding TRAP transporter permease, which yields MELAQDRSSKRTPLGWVLWGVLLAAALYSIYLVIHPFTPLSKADISILDIVQLERAVHVFFLMFAGYLITARQTPHKRTLGSWVFALLSLVFLYTFWVPNVTGVNIPLAGKLVGTLAWALAVLPALLPNLGRVADILAALLSIAPLFYQIRFYEELVYRAVIPAGWDMAMSFSIIVLVLGLVYRLLGPVMPSLVLIFLAYNLYGQYVPGTFRGAKNGIDLILGKTYNETEAGIYGLITGVSAKYLVYFTILSGLIGALGLGRIVANLALAMVGRTPMTPGRATGIASVFMGMFSGSGAADTQFVATLTKPLYERAGYDRMIGAGLVATSGTIALITPPVLGSIAFVMVEILQISYLTVVIMAIGPCLLYLLSVLAFNEFYARKAKLPPVGAELEMSRRRYILRYSTIFLPILLIIVMLYRGFEVSTAVSLAMLAFVLITYLDPTLRPRSLMPILDGLAEGFRQLIPIGTAIVAANLIFAMMVITGLPSKFSIFLGQVSGESLLLATAVTAVFSLILGMGIPPTATYVLTSSLTAPAIVKIAEANGIPSGAALLATHMFLFYYAVLADVTPPVALSAYASASVFKTNPLVTGIYAARVALSKYLVGFFFLFAFAGTGLLILPVLQDATLGLSLAQKWGIIGERFLSVGVGIIFLSAATVGYTRRTLQRWESWVLGVLGVACFTPYWYVNLVAGGLGLLWFFILARPEPRTEPSQQAAD from the coding sequence ATGGAGCTAGCTCAAGACAGGTCAAGCAAGAGAACCCCCTTGGGGTGGGTGCTCTGGGGAGTGCTGCTGGCGGCTGCTCTGTACAGCATCTACCTGGTCATCCACCCCTTTACCCCGCTCTCGAAGGCGGACATTTCCATCCTGGACATCGTGCAGCTCGAGCGGGCCGTGCACGTGTTCTTCCTGATGTTCGCCGGCTACCTCATTACCGCCCGCCAGACCCCCCACAAGCGCACCCTGGGAAGCTGGGTCTTCGCCCTGCTGAGCCTGGTGTTTCTCTATACCTTCTGGGTACCCAACGTCACCGGGGTGAACATCCCCCTGGCCGGGAAGCTGGTGGGCACGCTGGCCTGGGCCCTGGCGGTGCTGCCGGCGCTGTTGCCCAACCTGGGGCGCGTCGCCGATATCCTGGCGGCCTTGCTGAGCATCGCCCCACTGTTCTACCAAATTCGCTTTTATGAGGAGCTGGTCTACCGTGCGGTAATTCCAGCGGGTTGGGACATGGCCATGTCCTTCAGCATCATCGTCTTGGTGCTGGGGCTGGTCTATCGCCTGCTGGGCCCGGTGATGCCCTCGTTGGTGCTGATCTTCCTGGCCTACAACCTCTACGGGCAGTACGTGCCCGGCACCTTCCGCGGAGCCAAGAACGGCATCGACCTGATCCTGGGCAAGACCTACAACGAGACCGAGGCGGGCATCTACGGCCTGATCACTGGAGTCTCGGCCAAGTACCTCGTCTACTTCACCATCCTCTCGGGCCTCATCGGGGCGCTGGGCCTTGGCCGCATCGTGGCCAACCTGGCTCTGGCCATGGTGGGGCGCACCCCCATGACCCCCGGGCGGGCCACCGGGATAGCCTCGGTCTTCATGGGCATGTTCAGTGGCTCAGGCGCTGCCGACACCCAGTTCGTAGCCACGCTGACCAAGCCACTATATGAGCGCGCAGGCTACGACCGAATGATCGGGGCAGGGCTAGTGGCTACCTCGGGCACCATCGCCCTCATCACCCCTCCGGTGCTGGGCAGCATCGCCTTCGTGATGGTGGAGATCCTGCAAATCTCCTACCTCACGGTAGTGATCATGGCCATCGGGCCCTGCTTGTTGTATCTGCTCTCAGTGCTAGCCTTCAACGAGTTCTACGCCCGCAAGGCCAAGCTGCCGCCGGTGGGGGCAGAGCTCGAGATGAGCCGCCGCCGCTACATCCTGCGCTACAGCACCATCTTTTTGCCCATCTTGCTCATCATCGTCATGCTCTACCGGGGTTTCGAGGTCAGCACAGCGGTAAGCCTGGCCATGCTGGCCTTCGTGCTCATCACCTACCTCGATCCCACCCTGCGCCCCAGGAGCCTCATGCCCATCCTGGACGGGTTGGCCGAGGGTTTCCGCCAGCTCATCCCCATCGGCACGGCCATCGTGGCCGCCAACCTGATCTTTGCCATGATGGTCATCACCGGGCTGCCCTCGAAGTTCTCGATCTTCCTAGGGCAGGTCTCGGGCGAGAGCCTGCTCCTGGCCACGGCGGTGACGGCGGTCTTCAGCCTGATCCTGGGCATGGGGATCCCCCCCACCGCCACCTACGTGCTCACCTCCTCCCTCACCGCCCCGGCCATCGTCAAGATCGCCGAGGCCAACGGGATTCCCTCCGGGGCTGCGCTGCTGGCGACCCACATGTTCCTCTTCTACTACGCGGTGCTCGCCGACGTAACCCCACCCGTAGCGCTCTCCGCGTACGCCTCGGCCTCGGTGTTCAAGACCAACCCGCTGGTCACCGGGATCTACGCCGCGCGGGTGGCGCTGTCGAAGTACCTGGTGGGCTTCTTCTTCCTCTTTGCCTTTGCGGGGACCGGGCTGCTGATCCTGCCGGTGCTGCAGGACGCCACGCTGGGACTAAGCCTGGCGCAGAAGTGGGGGATCATCGGGGAGCGCTTCCTCTCGGTGGGGGTGGGGATCATCTTCCTCTCGGCGGCCACGGTGGGCTACACCCGCCGCACCCTGCAGCGCTGGGAGAGCTGGGTGCTGGGCGTGCTGGGCGTGGCCTGCTTCACGCCGTACTGGTACGTCAACCTGGTGGCCGGGGGGCTGGGCCTGCTGTGGTTCTTCATCCTGGCGCGGCCCGAGCCCAGGACCGAGCCTTCGCAGCAGGCGGCGGACTAG